One genomic segment of Esox lucius isolate fEsoLuc1 chromosome 15, fEsoLuc1.pri, whole genome shotgun sequence includes these proteins:
- the alkal2b gene encoding ALK and LTK ligand 2, which produces MGVRDTLWTLGFSKIAQTTPLRVVRGVFVRGRGALPGAMTVPRAPLLVALLVLLLTAGVCKQNAAHVTPGASAEARTDGRNLLGLIMEKARLTRPPKQDEVIGLHTTRKQEVSLGTRENDEVTGLHATRKQEVSLGTREKDEVNRSHHGERTIKVFPRDLRQKEKFIKHLTGPLYFNPKCRKHFYRLYHNTRDCTVPACWPGVRGAQRGRTLESMNERSALESNRELSILLGTASVCSAENSCVL; this is translated from the exons ATGGGTGTGAGAGACACACTCTGGACCTTGGGTTTCTCCAAAATCGCACAAACCACCCCGCTCAG GGTCGTACGAGGTGTCTTCGTGCGGGGACGGGGCGCGCTCCCTGGGGCCATGACTGTGCCGCGTGCCCCCCTGCTGGTAGCGCTGCTGGTCCTCCTGTTGACCGCTGGCGTCTGCAAACAGAACGCTGCGCACGTGACCCCGGGGGCGAGCGCCGAGGCGCGCACGGACGGACGCAACCTCCTGGGGCTCATCATGGAGAAGGCCCGTCTGACACGGCCGCCGAAACAAGACGAGGTGATCGGGCTCCACACCACCAGAAAACAGGAGGTCTCCCTGGGGACCAGGGAGAATGACGAGGTGACCGGGCTCCACGCCACCAGAAAACAGGAGGTCTCCCTGGGGACCAGGGAGAAGGACGAGGTGAATAGGTCTCATCACGGAGAGCGCACAATCA AGGTGTTTCCCAGAGACCTAAGACAGAAGGAGAAGTTCATCAAACATCTAACAG GTCCTCTATACTTTAACCCAAAGTGCAGGAAACACTTCTATAGACTTTATCACAACACAAGAGACTGCACAGTGCCAGCCT GCTGGCCGGGAGTCAGAGGTGCGCAGAGAGGTAGAACACTCG AGTCCATGAATGAGAGAAGTGCCTTGGAAAGTAACAGGGAATTGAGTATCCTTCTGGGGACTGCCAGCGTCTGCTCTGCAGAGAACTCATGCGTACTCTAA